The Streptomyces pratensis genomic interval CCGGGTGCCACTGGTTGCGCAGACCGGTGGCGTAGATGTGTTCCGCGGTGGCGGAGGACGACAGCGTCATGGTCAGGCTCCCAGTCGGTTCATCTCGGCGCGGAAGGATTCCTCTGTCCACGGGCTGCCGTCGGCGGCGTGGACCTGGCGGGCGTTGAGCCCGCGCACGACGTCGGCGAGCTCGTGGCCCTCGCGGGTGAAGACCTCTTCCAGGGTGGCGGCGAGTTTGTACTCGTACGGGGTGGGCTCGTGCGTACGGGACTGGTGGACGTCCAGGTACGGCCAGGTGTCGGTCACGGTGTCTCCTGAAAGTGCGGGGGAAGGTGTCACAGGTCGAGGACGAGCCGGCCGGAGGCGCACCGCGAGACGCAGATCATCATCGTGGTGCCCGAGGCCCGTTCGGCCTCGCTGAGCAGGAAGTCGCGGTGGTCGGGCGTTCCTTCGAGCACCCGGGTCTCGCAGGAGCCGCAGATCCCGTCGCGGCACGAGTTGTCCACGGTGAGCCCCGCGCCCTCCGCGGCCTCCAGGACGGAGGTTCCGGCGCCGACGGTGAACGTCGTCCCCGAGGTGCGGCATTCGACCTCGAAGGCCTCGTCGTCGCCGGTGCGTTCCACGGTCGGCGCGGCGAACCGCTCCAGGCGCAGCCGGTCCCCGGGGCAGCGCTGTTCGACGGCCGCGAGCAGCGGTTCGGGGCCGCACGAGTACACCAGGCTGCCTGCGGGCAGATCGGAGAGCACGGAGTCCAGGTCGATGTGGCCGTGTTCGTCCTGGGGGACGAGCGTGACGTCACCGCCGAGCGCGTCGAGTTCGCCGGTGAACGCCATGGAGGCCCGGCTCCGCCCGCCATAGACCATGCGCCACTCGGCTCCCCGGCGGGCCGCCTCCCGGGCCATCGCCAGCAGCGGGGTGATCCCGATTCCGCCGGCTACGAACACGTAGGACTCGACGTCCTCCAGCGCGAAGTGGTTACGCGGCTCGGAGACCGTGATCTGCT includes:
- a CDS encoding recombinase-like helix-turn-helix domain-containing protein; translation: MTDTWPYLDVHQSRTHEPTPYEYKLAATLEEVFTREGHELADVVRGLNARQVHAADGSPWTEESFRAEMNRLGA
- a CDS encoding PDR/VanB family oxidoreductase, whose product is MSEESLRLTVRRMTWEAEGVLSVELTHPDGKPLPAWTPGAHLDVHAGGQVRQYSLCGDPHSPDVYRIGVLNEPASRGGSRFVHTQLRPGQQITVSEPRNHFALEDVESYVFVAGGIGITPLLAMAREAARRGAEWRMVYGGRSRASMAFTGELDALGGDVTLVPQDEHGHIDLDSVLSDLPAGSLVYSCGPEPLLAAVEQRCPGDRLRLERFAAPTVERTGDDEAFEVECRTSGTTFTVGAGTSVLEAAEGAGLTVDNSCRDGICGSCETRVLEGTPDHRDFLLSEAERASGTTMMICVSRCASGRLVLDL